aaagtcgtGGACCCTTTAGGGAAACCAAGggcagcagggatgcaggtagAGGTGGGGAGCTTGCAATATGGGCGCCTGCCCTTCGCTCGATGTTTTTCTTCTCTAGACTGGAGACTCCACTAGCTGCCCCTCTCTTGGAGGAGAACCGCGCCTGGCTCCCCGGTGCGCAGCTCTCGTTCCCAGGCAGCCCCACGGCACTCAGTTCCCAGCCCGGAGCTTCAGCCCTCAGACTGGGAGGCCCAGGCTGCGCCATTTGCATATTCCTGGGAACACTGGGAggcctgtaattttcttttttaaatcgcTGGGCAGGGTTTTAGGGCCAGTGCTTCCAAAAATCCCGCAGAGCTGATGTCGTCCTTAAACTCTCTCTTAAAAGAGGGGACCGGCctattcttctgtttttttttttttcttttttaagagaagGTGACTCCGGGGGCTGCATAGTCAACAAGGGGGGAAAATGCAGATTGTGAGTCCTGGTGGGGGTTGTGGGGGGCTGGCAGGCAGAGcgggaggggagagcagggcaAGTCATCTCTGGAATTCAAttgtttaaaaaatcatttataattAAAGGGACAAAATAAAATACGATTGTCTCATGCATATTTAATCATTCACACTCCCAAGCTTTGAAATCATTTCCCGGCGTGAATTTTCGCACTAATTTAAACTCCGAAGTTGACTGCTGTTCTTCCAAACATCTGGACAATGCAGCTTTCAAACTTGTTTAAATTCAGATAAACTAAGGGAGTCCGTGGCTGTCGTagcagaagaaaaagagagagagacagcgagcAAAAGGGAAAAGTCCGACAGAAGATGctgggtgtgtgtatggggttgggggggtatgggtttaggtttttaaaaagcaagcagGGTTAAAGTGATCTTGAGTGGAAATGCAAATAGCGTGTGCATTTCTGATCTCTCCTAATTAAACCGGTGTTTGCATACACCATTCTCTCCACACTCAGGCTTGGGTTTAATAGGGCAAATTAATTCCCTCCACTGGAGTATGTTTTTACTGCAAGCACTCCCCTACCCCCAGCCGACCCCCATCACCGAAAATTTCCCATGAAGTAAAACACATCGGTGgacaagagagacacagagagagagagagaggagagagagtcacCGCCTGCTGACGAACCTCACGCGCAGGGCGGTGTCCCTTCCTTGGGATGGAGGCGCAGCCTGACTTCTCATTTTGAGATAGAAATAAGACGAGGGGGCGAAATTAGACCTCGAAAACATTTAGGTGGTTACTCGGATTCTTGGATCTGCCATGGAAaagggctggggggcgggggacgTGCTAAAGCGACAACAAGCCTAATGAGACCCCAGCAGCCTCATATTCTAAGCAAAGGGCCTCCAACTTTTGATCACCACTTGACCAAAAAGGTGCCCGGGCGTAGGAtgggggagtggtgaaaaaaaatgcTCTCCGAATCCGTTCAGGGTTCTTCTAGTTTACTTCGAGAGCCAgtgcctccctccccctttcccccacTCGCCAATCTAAACACTCTGCCAAGTGCAGGCTCGAAATTCGGGACAAGTGTGACACCTACCTGTGAAAGGGGGGAACCGTCTCCTTTCTGGTCCCGCGGCCCCAGCCCAGCAACTGCCCTGGGACCTACCCCGCCGATTACCACCCGCATTGTTGTGGATGGGACATTTACTAATTTAATCTAATCCAACGAAgagattccccaccccaccccaaacccaGTTCtgaagggggcagagcaggcagcgCCTTAGGAAACCTTCCCCTTGGCATCCCCAAACGTTCCCCGCCTGCATTAGCCCACAGCACCTTTGAAATAGTAATAAGGCTAAATCCGGCATAAAATCGAACTCATTAGCAAAGTTCACCAGCTGATTGCTTTGCATAAAACACGACACTGATTGGAAGTAATTAGGTTAAGCGATGGCGCTGGGATGGTGCGTGTCTCTAGCTGGTTTTGccatcttctttcccttctgGGCACATGCTTgggtctctctcctgccctccagGGTCCAATCTCCCCCAAGCTCCAAATCAGTACTCCAAATCTGCATTCAGGGCTGGGGCGCAGGTTCCCCTGGGCTAGCAGCCTAATGATTATGGTCTCCCCTGGCATAGTGAAGTTCCATGTAACCTTTCATTCtccactttggggggggggggaaaagtTGCAGTTTGCACTTTTTGGTCCAAGGCAATGGACAATTTATTgaggctttttaaaaagtaacgaGTGGCTCTGATTATGTTAAAATctcttttaattaaatattttgcaTTTACAAAGGCGGCTgcagtttcttttacttttttaaatctaAGAGTATAACCTGTATTCTTTCTGTAATACTTTAGCTTAGACCCAGGAAAATCAATAAgtgtaaaaaattaaattaaacttgtATTTTAAACTATGAAACACTTTCGGGGGGACACAAATGCATATATTTATATTACAAAAACATTAAATGCCTATACAGGTGTCTTATTTTCATAATTTACTTCAAAGATATTGAATTATCAATTTAAATACAAAAATGCTACATTAAATATACAGAATAAGATTTAATACAAAtccttttaactttttcttttttttcaggttGGTTAAGACatatttttagtgtgtgtgtatgtgtggaaaTGTTTACATTTTTATGTCTCCCACCTCCATGAACTATAAACTTTTTAATAGGAGGgatagttttctctctttctctctctctcgttgatGGAAAACATAATTGTCAAGGCCAAGTATTTTAATAAATTAGTGAAGTCTGGGAGCGATGCATCCCGTGTTAAATGTCGGACATACCTTTCTTCAATTCATAGGGAGAGTCTTTGCACAGGTCTAGCTGGGACTGGCTTCGCAACATTTTCGGGTCTTTAGCCAAAGCGTCCGCTCGGTTCAACACGGTCTGGTTTAATCCATTGAAATGCGAGCCCGGACCGGTTGTGGGACCCGGCCCCGGCCCTGGGTGGCCATGAAGGTGTCCGAAGGAGCCATAGTTCGTGTAGCCGGGATAGAAGGGCGCGGTGTAGTAGAGAGGCCGGGACAACACCGTCCCGCCTGGAAAGGGGCACTGCGCCGAGGGCGAGCGAGAGGGCGCCGGGGCTGGAGACGCGCGGCTGCCTCCTAGAGCCTGCCCGGCCACCGGCCCGGGGCACGGCGGACACGGAGAGCCCTCGTTCCCACTGCCCCCGTCCTTGACCTTGTCCGAAGATGTGGCGATCTCGGCCAGAGACCACAGTTTGGGCTTGGCGAGCACGGCCTGTGGTGGCGGCGGTGGTGGCGAGTGTATGACCGAGGGCCCGCCGGGGCCCGGGGGCAGCTCACCCGCGGCTGGGTGCGGGCCCGGAGCCGGCGCGCCAGACGAATAGAGAGGGGCCGGGTCCTCCGCCAGCCGCGCCGCCGTGGGCCCGGCCGGGGAAGGCCCGCCACcgcgggggggggcgggcagcgcGTCGAGGCGGCCCTCCGAGGGCGGCTCTTTAAAATCCGAGTCGCTGAGGCTGCCCTCGGTCTCCTTGCCGCCGGGGGTGGGCGGCCCCTGCAGCCGATCGCAGCCCTGAGCCGCTTTCTGCTCCGCTCCTCCTGCGGGCGAAAGCCAGACGGTCAGAGGAGCGGAGGCCTAGCGGAGGGAGCCCAGATCCCCGCCCACAAAAGTCAACACATCCCCCACCCCCTTAATCTCAAGGCCCTGGGGTCCCCCACTCCTCCAGccaggacccactttcccgtcttCCTCCCGTCCCGCACGCTGCTGCCCGCGTCCACCAACCTGCTTCGGGGCCCTCGGGGTCGCCCTTGTCCTCGGGCTTCTGGGGCTCGTCTTCGTCGTTCTTCTCCAGGTCGatgttctcttcctcttcctcgtcCTCGCTGCGGTTCCGCGGCGTCCAGGTCATCTTGTTCTCTTTCTTGAGGCGCCGGCGCGCGTTGGCGAACCAGGTGGACACCTGGGTGAGAGTCATCTTGGTGATGATGGCCAGCATGATCTTCTCGCCCTTGGTGGGGTAGGGGTTCTTGCGGTGCTCGTTGAGCCAGGCCTTGAGCGTGGCGGTGGCGTCTCGTGTGGCATTCTTCCGGTATGCGGGGTCCCCGTATGGGTAAGAGCCGAGGGGTGCAGCATAGGGGTGATACCCCAAGGAGCCTGCCATGCCAGGTGTATGATCATAGGGTGAACCCTGTATGGAACAGGTAGAGTGAAtgtaagggggtggtggtggtggtggtggtggtcaccACTGCCACCTGGGCAACTGAATCACGCGTTCCCTGCGCAGCAGTTCTTTGGGCAACGAGGCCCAAACCCCTTCCCCTGGGGGCTAGGCAGGCAGCTCAAACCCAAGGGcaacccctcccccttctctgaaAGCAGAGGGAGCTCCAACTCCAGAGTCTGGTCCTTTAGGGGGCGGCGGGGAGGGGGGTTTCCATGAAGCCATCACGGTCCGGGCCCCACCCAGTAGGCCCCCGTTTGCCTGGGCAGGTCGCCCCCCTGTGCGCAGCGTCCACCACGGGGGCAACGGGATTCCACTAAGCGAGGCCTGGGCAGCGACTGAGACTCTGCGCTCGGAACTCGGGCAGCTGCACATCAGGCGCAAGGGGGTAGATCAAGGGAAGTGGCGGCACCTCACCTATTTCCCAACCCCCTAAGAAACACAAACCAAAAGCTCAACCTTGCCCTAGCACGCCCACCCCTCTAAAAACGTTTCCTTAAAATCCAAGAAGCCACGACGCTTTTCCAGAAAGTGCACCAGCCCGAAAAAATCCCGGATGCACCGCAACTCGGCCGACTTTTCAGAAATTTAATACCTCCAAATCGGATTGCGAAGATAGGATCAGGGATTTGCAACATTTCGGAGGACTAATTAAAGGCGAGACCAAACACATTTACATAGACTTAACACATTTCTGCTCAGATTTCAGGACTATTTCCTTTGAACCAGTTGTCCAAATGAGCAAacccagaaaggaaaaaaaaaagctaataaaaatCTCAGGGGGTTCTGGAACTCAAGTCGGAGCCCAATGCTGGTCTTTAATTGCAAGGACCTCTTCCCATCCCCAGACCCTTTCCGCCTGGTCTGGGGCGATCCGATCTAGATGCGGCTGTCCTCTCGGAGCAACTCCAAAGCCCAAGGCCCGGGCGAAGCCTAAGCGACACAatcctctcctcccaccccacaccCAAGTTTGCAGGGGCCCCGATCTTGGCCGGAGAGGTCCGGGCTGTCCCCGCTGCCCCGTCCGGGGGCGGCTCCCGCTCACTCACCACGTACGAAGAGAAGGCGGCCGCCGCGGCAGCCGCGGGGTCGGCGCCGTACTGGAGGTGCGAGTTGTAGCCCGGCGAGGGCGCCGTGAAGGCGGTGGAGCCGGCGTAGGGCGAGAACGCGGAGCCCGACGACGAGCGGCCGAGCTCATCTGTGCGGGGCCCCGAGATGACGCTGGTACTGTAAGCCGGGCACGAGTAGAGCGCCAGCGAGGCGGACGGCTGGTACAAGTAGCCCTGCGGGTAGGACATGGCCACACACGGGCATGGGGCGCGCCGCGCCGCGGCCGCCAACGAGCCGGGCGGCGCCCTGCTAGGGCGAGCGGGCAGCACCTGGCCTCCGGCTGCCCCGGGCCGCCGCTCTTCGGGCCCCGGCTGGTTCCCGGGCTCCGGCCCGCGCTGCCGCCTCGCTGGCTTCCCGCGCGCCTCTGGCTGCCACCGCCTCGCCCGCCCCGGCTGGATTTCCCCCCCGCCCTGGCGGCTTTCTCCTGTTCCCCCCTCGCTCTGTGCACTGGGGGGCTCTGCTTTGGGCTTCGCAAAGGTCCTGCCAAGATGCTAAGTTGGAAATTGAGGATTCTGACGCCTTGTGCGCGCCCGAAGCTCCTCCTTCCCGGGGTGTAGTCGGTGGGAGGACTGGCAGGAGCCTGTGGGAGGACGCAGCCAACCGGGCCGCCAGGCGcgcctcgccctcgccctcttcCTCCCCGGCTCCCTCTCCCGCTCGCTGGCGCTCCCCTCGCCCCTCCCAAGCGCCCGCCTCCCCTCCAccgccctcctctcccccctccttcgcttcttccccctcccctcccgggtctctcttcctctctctttctctcagactCTCGAGCGCCGGCTCCAGGATGACAATCACATCCCAGGCGCACCGATTCCTTccaactttctttctttgctaATTCGGGGGGTGAAGCGGCGGCTCTGACGCACTGCGAGACCAGATCGCGGGTCCGATCGCCCCCGAGCACAAAGGGGACGAGGCCGCAGCCTGTGCTCCAGCGAAAGCTCAACCCTTCTCCTCGCTGCGGTCCATCACGGACTTAGCGGATTTCTTGTTAGCCAAGAGCCTGGACTCGGAGTCCGACTGCCTCCCTTCAGCCGTGGCTTCTCCTCCCCAAGAATGGCTTAGGGGCCTTTAGCGAAGGTCCCTGGGAGAGCCGGGTGCATGCCTGTGCCCAGGGCGCAAGGAGTCCGGGATGATGGTCCCTTTCTCCCTGCCGCAGCAGCAGGTGGGCGAGAGAAAGGCCTTACACCTCTGCACATCTCAGGTCCAGGGCCTGCTTTCCACCAACTCC
The DNA window shown above is from Erinaceus europaeus chromosome 2, mEriEur2.1, whole genome shotgun sequence and carries:
- the IRX5 gene encoding iroquois-class homeodomain protein IRX-5 isoform X2; this translates as MSYPQGYLYQPSASLALYSCPAYSTSVISGPRTDELGRSSSGSAFSPYAGSTAFTAPSPGYNSHLQYGADPAAAAAAAFSSYVGSPYDHTPGMAGSLGYHPYAAPLGSYPYGDPAYRKNATRDATATLKAWLNEHRKNPYPTKGEKIMLAIITKMTLTQVSTWFANARRRLKKENKMTWTPRNRSEDEEEEENIDLEKNDEDEPQKPEDKGDPEGPEAGGAEQKAAQGCDRLQGPPTPGGKETEGSLSDSDFKEPPSEGRLDALPAPPRGGGPSPAGPTAARLAEDPAPLYSSGAPAPGPHPAAGELPPGPGGPSVIHSPPPPPPQAVLAKPKLWSLAEIATSSDKVKDGGSGNEGSPCPPCPGPVAGQALGGSRASPAPAPSRSPSAQCPFPGGTVLSRPLYYTAPFYPGYTNYGSFGHLHGHPGPGPGPTTGPGSHFNGLNQTVLNRADALAKDPKMLRSQSQLDLCKDSPYELKKGMSDI
- the IRX5 gene encoding iroquois-class homeodomain protein IRX-5 isoform X1, with translation MSYPQGYLYQPSASLALYSCPAYSTSVISGPRTDELGRSSSGSAFSPYAGSTAFTAPSPGYNSHLQYGADPAAAAAAAFSSYVGSPYDHTPGMAGSLGYHPYAAPLGSYPYGDPAYRKNATRDATATLKAWLNEHRKNPYPTKGEKIMLAIITKMTLTQVSTWFANARRRLKKENKMTWTPRNRSEDEEEEENIDLEKNDEDEPQKPEDKGDPEGPEAGGAEQKAAQGCDRLQGPPTPGGKETEGSLSDSDFKEPPSEGRLDALPAPPRGGGPSPAGPTAARLAEDPAPLYSSGAPAPGPHPAAGELPPGPGGPSVIHSPPPPPPQAVLAKPKLWSLAEIATSSDKVKDGGSGNEGSPCPPCPGPVAGQALGGSRASPAPAPSRSPSAQCPFPGGTVLSRPLYYTAPFYPGYTNYGSFGHLHGHPGPGPGPTTGPGSHFNGLNQTVLNRADALAKDPKMLRSQSQLDLCKDSPYELKKDGGGSTSLGSSLRTTWSRDPC